A stretch of Vibrio sp. B1FLJ16 DNA encodes these proteins:
- a CDS encoding helix-turn-helix transcriptional regulator — MNQEQLSKLIDNIYDAALNSESWATVSLEIQKYIGGHTVNFAIEDTSAHHFRYLFSNGVTASDVDYYQANVIQRDELTDIFENNPLGQALLTQNIWTLEQLERVWAYNEYYKGIGQTYFNAGKFYQADNIRAFIAVARSRFDSKFNASEQQKLQLILPHLARALFISKTLLSQDTTIEALGDTFERLSAAVIMLDIRGKVIFSNKKAIPFLVKMKNACSHYNIQLPNDAANLQLSTQINKMLNGSVYQEGTCLPFLFNGVRHIAYCFPWCSSFNHQEWFGDASRCIVFIVSSSSFTVAGRYLMALFKLSNAEVNIAEGLIRGQSTRELSQNLFVSEATVRFHVKNILRKTETNSQVAAVSTMLRNLVVSLP, encoded by the coding sequence GTGAACCAGGAGCAGTTATCTAAACTCATCGACAACATTTATGATGCTGCTCTTAACTCTGAGTCTTGGGCAACGGTATCCCTTGAAATTCAAAAATATATTGGAGGTCACACTGTCAACTTCGCCATTGAAGATACGAGTGCTCATCACTTTAGGTATCTTTTTTCTAACGGAGTCACTGCCAGTGATGTCGACTACTACCAAGCTAATGTTATTCAGAGGGATGAATTAACCGATATCTTTGAGAATAACCCTTTAGGTCAGGCGCTACTTACTCAAAATATATGGACTCTTGAGCAGTTGGAACGGGTTTGGGCATACAACGAATATTACAAAGGAATTGGGCAAACGTACTTTAATGCAGGCAAGTTTTATCAGGCTGATAATATAAGGGCTTTTATTGCGGTAGCACGCTCCCGATTTGACTCGAAGTTTAATGCTTCTGAGCAGCAAAAGTTACAGTTGATTTTACCTCATTTGGCGAGAGCATTATTTATCAGTAAAACTCTTTTGAGTCAGGATACTACAATAGAGGCTTTAGGAGACACCTTTGAGCGTCTGTCAGCGGCAGTAATCATGCTTGATATCCGAGGGAAAGTGATTTTTTCTAATAAGAAAGCGATTCCTTTCTTGGTTAAAATGAAAAATGCTTGTAGTCATTACAATATCCAATTACCAAATGATGCTGCTAACTTACAGCTTTCAACACAGATCAATAAAATGTTGAATGGTTCTGTCTATCAGGAAGGGACGTGTTTGCCTTTTTTGTTCAATGGTGTACGCCATATCGCATATTGCTTCCCGTGGTGCTCAAGCTTTAATCATCAGGAATGGTTTGGAGATGCCTCCCGTTGCATTGTCTTTATCGTATCTTCATCTTCATTTACTGTGGCAGGTCGTTACTTGATGGCGCTGTTTAAGCTCTCTAATGCAGAGGTCAATATTGCCGAAGGGTTAATTCGGGGTCAATCAACCAGAGAGCTATCACAAAACTTATTTGTTTCAGAAGCAACAGTCCGTTTTCATGTTAAAAACATACTGAGAAAAACAGAGACAAATAGCCAAGTTGCCGCAGTCAGTACCATGCTGAGGAACTTAGTGGTTTCCTTACCATAA